The stretch of DNA aaaacaataaacatgtaACGTTCTGGGGGAAGCAATGATTTAAGAAGTATTTTGTTTAAGAAAAAGCtataataaaattacatttttggggggagaaaggttgtaattaaaaaaagtcttaatttaaaaagaataaagtcacactcaTATgatacaattacaacttttctataaaaaaaaaaaaaaaaacatacaactttTTTATCCAGACTAAAATACGTAACTCTGCAGTAAGCTGCGTAGCTACCTGGATATGAGGAGGTAGAACATTCCCAGGGACATGAGGGAGATCCCAATGTGAAAGGAAACTCCCACAGCTCCGTATTCCTGAAAGACTTTTTTTAGCTGCTGGGTCTTGTTAGGTTTATCTCCATCTGGTTCTGACTCCCCGGGGGCTTTTCCTGCAGACCAGTGGGTTGAGGGGTCTGTTTTTTGGTCCTGGGTGGGATGAAATGAAACAGAACCATCAATCACTGTAAGGTGAAGTTGTTTGAGTACACAAAAAGTCTGGTCTGCAGCTGCTTTCTTGTACTACTTTGGCCCAAGCTTTCAGAATGACTTTGGAGCTTGGCAGTGTCCTTGCTGGCCTGTCAACAAAGaacagtagtgtgtgtgtgggagcagGCTGCTTTGGAGAGGCGAGTGAGGACCGACTCAAAGCAAAGACAGGCAggcggcggcagcagcagcagcattggAGGGTCATGTGAGCATGAGTTACGCCACAGAGGGTGTATGGGAGGGGAACATTGGGACCTCTGTGACTGATAACTTCTTAGAAGCGTACAGTCATAGTggcacactaacacacactcccttacacacacatacacctcctCAACACTGCAGCCTTACGTGCAACATTGAGACATTTGTTTGCTTTGGAGGACATGCCAGCAGACATATCAAGTTGTATAgccattagacaaatgctcagcGACTTGGCTAAATCTgacgttttttttaatagcagccatgtttttcaacaaatgtTGCTCATATTTTAcgcacacgtgcttgtcagtctccGAAAGATGTGTGCCAATCTCAACCACGTTGGAAAAACAACCAaactattttaatatttcattattcatatttatacttGAGTACATTGCTCAAGTTAAGGTTCACATAATAACAATTATGCATGCAAAGGTGAGATAAGGTTTAGTGCGGCACCACTCGTGTTTGTCGTTCAACAAAAGGAATGTGACCGACGTCAAGCCACTTCCGGGTGACGTCACATACGTCAACCTGCCACGCGCATTAAAGGTTAATTAAAACCAGGTGTGCTGGAGCACTGTGGGTCAGCAGTCATGCAAACAAAAGTACACACCTGCCAACTCATGAACGTTATTTGCACTACAActaagttatttttaaaatacctcCGCAATGTTGTCCCCGTCGGTGGTCTTCTTGGAGGATGCGGATGAAGCTCGACTAGCCGCCATGGTGGCTAAAAGCCGAGTGTTACCTGCTAACAAAGCCACCGTGTCTGCTCGGCCTTCATGTCGCCTCAACACCCTCGATAACCGGCCTCCAAGTTGTTGACCTATGGACTCGGCGCTAACACACACCCGCTGCAAGGGTCCCAAGTTGAAACCGCAGGAGTCCCGGTTGTGGCGGAGGTGCGTCGACGATGGTTCCGGTTGTTGTCCCCCGAGGTGAGCTAATGTTGAGCCGACAAAGCAGCAACAGCAGGTCAGGTACCGCTGAGACGCGTGTGTCCTCGTTAGAGTACAAGTGACGTTCTTCAGTGTTTGTGCTGTGAGCCTCCAATGTGCCAACAAACCGGGTGACGGGAGAACCATACACGCCGTACGCAAGAACATGGTCGTCGATTGCTCTAGAGATCCGCTGTtcctgaataaataaataaattaaaaaatttgtTAAATATCAACGAGTGGCGGTGCAGACATGCTGTCAGTGTCCCCCTGGCTCCGAATTTAGCCGCGCAAGCGCAGACtggaagcctgtgtgtgtgtgaatgcagtGGACAAAGCCAGTGGCGGTGACAGGAAGGCAACGTGCGTTCTTTCGACTGCCACTAGGGGGAGTTGGGTTGACAGCCATatcattaggtacatctgcagTAAAAGTAGTACAGGTCTAAAAATCTAACCaggtttaaataaaacaaaataagtgaTGCCGAATATACTTGGAGTAAAGTTACTTAGTAAAAACACTTACTCAGTCTTATCCTCATGTGCTTTACATGCCTGCTTTTATTTAATGTCTGACTCCACTTATTCTATTTCCCATTAGCATGATTTTGCTGCTACTTTGTTTCCAACAGCTTCCTTTTCTTAACACAGAAAGTGGACAAAAGTTAAATGACAAccaaccataccataccatacctaaTATTGTGCCCTTTTCTGTAACAGTTTAGTGTTGTTGTGTATCAACTGCATGCAGACGGTAACCTGTCAGAGATAGTACAACAAAGATTGCAACATTTGTCATCCTGTGGCCAGATGATCTTTCTTAAAGCCATAGCTCATTGGCTTACATTCCTCTTCTGCAGTTGTTTATTGTTATCGAGAGAGGCCCAGAATGAAAAGCTTGGGTGGGAGTTGAGATAAAGATGTGAAGGGGTGACAGCGGCATTTGGCAGGAAGCCACAGAAATGATCAACATACCGTCTGACCTCTTCTTAGAAAAGCCACAAAAACAATGTGtgggctggaaaaaaaaatgcaacctcTGTTGTTGGGTAAAGGTACCGataaacatatttacaaagaaAAGACTATATGTAATACACATCTTACTAGAGGCCATCACATACTcgtgtgaatatttagttttTCCACTTAAATTGCATTGGTAATATCACAAAGTTGATTTTTGACTTGTTGGAAAAAGTCTTATCCATTTCAATCCACTGGTGTCACACTTGAAGCCGCAGGGCCAGATTTGATGATTTTGTGGCCtgcgaaagcctggaaataaaacaaatacacttatgttttttatttgatttttttttttttttttactatatgaggagaagcggcatagaaaatggatggatggatatatttatatatattttttacctttttctttaatttttttatatttaaaaaatatttattttctactgtatatttatatgaaaaaaaattaaataaaaaaatgtaataaatccAAAAGCCAGTTTTTCATGCTAAATGTATTGTCCATTTTGACTTGCTTTTTCGTTGGCAAATCCTATTGATATAATTAAATGGAAGGAATTAATTATACATTAGTTTTATACTAAAATGTCCGTGTGGCACTGACTTCTTTCGATGTAAGTTTCTTGGTAAAAccacacaaaaagaaaatgataataaaacacggtatactgtatatggtttcAGTCacaggtggccctctgggggTAACCGTACCTACGATGTGGCCCACGGGGAAAATGAGCTTGAcgaacctgttttttttttttaataacatttttaaccaCTTAAGAAttacttttgtcattttaaagacGTTTTTATTTTCAGTTTGCAGATTCTGATGGTGACGATGTGAGCGACCTTGGCAGCGAAAATCGAAGGTAATCAAGTGATGATATTCCAAACTGTGTgcttgtactttatttacttgGAGAAAGTCATCGGATAATGTTCTTGAAACCAGTCATTCAGGTTTATTCacccacttttaaaaaaagacaaacatttcCTGTGTGAGTAGCAGTTTGCTGGAGGGCTCTGTGTCGTAACTGCAGCTGCCACCACTCATCTCTGCTTCTTCCTTGTGATTAActtcctttttttctgtttatttgatCAGGTCGCTACCCATAAAGTTGagcttttt from Dunckerocampus dactyliophorus isolate RoL2022-P2 chromosome 8, RoL_Ddac_1.1, whole genome shotgun sequence encodes:
- the fam210b gene encoding protein FAM210B, mitochondrial, with translation MFLRTACMVLPSPGLLAHWRLTAQTLKNVTCTLTRTHASQRYLTCCCCFVGSTLAHLGGQQPEPSSTHLRHNRDSCGFNLGPLQRVCVSAESIGQQLGGRLSRVLRRHEGRADTVALLAGNTRLLATMAASRASSASSKKTTDGDNIAEDQKTDPSTHWSAGKAPGESEPDGDKPNKTQQLKKVFQEYGAVGVSFHIGISLMSLGMFYLLISSGIDMAAVLSKVGFSEAIIQSKMAAGTSTFVLAYAIHKLFAPVRISITLVSVPLIVRYFRRTGLFKPPTSAP